The window CGACAGTAGCGGCACCGGCCGCATGGGACATGGTGCGCGATCGCCAGGCGATCACCGGGGGCAAACCGGTGCACCCCTTCACCGACCGCCCTGACTACCCCGACCAGCTCGTGGCCCAACGGCACCGGCTGCTTCAGCGGTTGCTCGCTGAAGATCTTTGCCAGATCGGACCCGCACAGGCCGCATGCCCTCATCGTCAGCAGCAACTCTCCAGGTCCAATCGATGGAACGGGCAGTTCGGCAACCTCGACGACCCCGGGTTGCAGTAACCGGATCGCCCTCATCTTTCAGCCCCGGCGACGGTTGAGTTGGCGCACCCTGCACAGGGACAGTTCGCCCGCAGAGATTCATACGTGTAGATGCCGGTATCGTGCCTATCGCTCCAGGTGAAGTTCAGCGCATACCAACCCACAGGACGATAGTCGGTAATCTGCACATCGCCGGGCATCACGATAGGACCGCTGAGGACCAGGAGATTTCCAGCATCCAGTCGCTTGTTTCTGGCATCATTACAGGAAGCGCATGGGCAATCGCGACGAAGATTATCAAATGAGTAGACGCTGCGATGGCCGTCCCGCCATGTAATGATCAGGACCCGTTCCTGCCGGTCA is drawn from Candidatus Methylomirabilis tolerans and contains these coding sequences:
- a CDS encoding DUF971 domain-containing protein encodes the protein MKPTRVSDPAEVIVDRQERVLIITWRDGHRSVYSFDNLRRDCPCASCNDARNKRLDAGNLLVLSGPIVMPGDVQITDYRPVGWYALNFTWSDRHDTGIYTYESLRANCPCAGCANSTVAGAER